The DNA sequence CAATCTGACGTTTGGTTGTGCCAGACTAGGGTATGACCACGTAATTTCATTTCATTTGCATCAGCAAAAGCAACTAACTTATCAGCATTATCAAAAGTAAAGTTACCTTCCTGTGGTTGAAGGAGTCCGAATTTCATTTCATTTTCTGCAGTTAAACTATTAAAGTGTTTTATTAAACTTTTTTCCTCAGAAGTTAATGTATAAGTATTTACCGCTGCACCAATTGAAAAATAATCTTTATACACTTCATGAAGTGCAGGTATGTTTTTTTGTTCCATGTTTACCTCCCATTTCTACATAAAGTTTCACCCGTCTACGAGTATGGTAAGCAGACGGGTGATATTTATGATTCTTGTTCTTTTAAGATGCTAGAGATAGATAGATTCCTTTTTTAAAACAAATTAGAAATCTCTTCTTGTACACCTATCAATATAGTGATATACTTTTTACAGTTATACATAAAGTTTTTAGGATTGACAAAGCTAGGGCGATTATTATCCTTTTACTCCACCTAAAGTTAAACCTTTAACAAAGTATTTTTGTAAGAATGGGTACACACAAATAATAGGAATACTTACAATCATCGTCATCGCTGCGCGAATAGATGTTGGTGTCACTGTGTTTGCACTTACATTACCCGCATTGGCAAAGGCGTCTGCGGCCGTCCTGGAAGAAGTATTGGCACTTGACGTTTGTAAGATTTTCATTAGTTCGTATTGAAGGGTGCTTAATTCTGGTTTTGATGAGTTATATAGGAACACGTCAAACCAAGAATTCCACTGACCTACAGCAACGAATAAAGAAATTGTTGCAATTACTGGTAAACTTAATGGCAATGCGATTTTGAAGAACATTGTAAACTCGCCCGCACCATCAATCTTCGCTGATTCAAAGATTGTATCAGGTAAACCTTCAATAAATGAACGAACAACAATTAAGTTAAATACCCCGATAATCCCAGGAATGATATAGATCCAGAACGTTCCGATCAATGAAAGTTCTCTCATTAATAAATACGTTGGAATTAAACCACCACTGAAATACATAGTTAATACGAAAGCGATTGTTACAAATTTACGTAGTACAAAGTACTGACGACTAATTGTGTAAGCAACCATCGCTGTACAAAAAACTGAGATTGCAGTTCCAACTACTGTTCTTAAAACTGAAATGAGCCCTGCATGTAATAATTGAGATTCACCAAATACATGTTGATAGCTATAAAACGTAAATTCTCTCGGCCAAAGGTATATTCCTCCTCTGATTGAGTCTGTAGCGTCATTCAGTGATACTGCTAACGTATTTAACATTGGGTATAACATTACAATACATAATAAGATTAAAAATACCGTATTCACTGAGTCAAAGATGATATCATCTATAGAACGTTTACGACCTGTTAATTTAGGTAAAAATTTCATGATGCCCCTCCTCTTCTAGAATAGTCTCGCTTGTCCTAGTTTCTTAGCAATATGATTTGCTGAGAATAAGAAAATAAAGCTGACTACAGTTTTAAAGATACCTGCTGCTGTTGCTAAAGAGAAATTCCCCATGGAAATACCGTATCTTAATACGAAAATATCTAAGTTTTCAGCATAATCCATATTCATTGGGTTCATTAACAAGTATTGTGCTTCAAACCCTGAATCTAAGATATAACCCATGTTCATAATTAAAAGAATAATAATTACTGGTTTCATAGCTGGTAGAGTAATATACCAGATTTTTTGGATCCTAGTTGCTCCATCAATTTCAGCTGCTTCGTACTGCTCAGTATCAATCATAGCAATTGCCGCTAGATAAATAATTGAGTTCCAACCAACGTTTTTCCATACATCTGAAGCACCAATAATACCCCAGAAATATTCTCCTACTCCTAACCATAAAATAGGCTCTTTTAAAATTCCTAAGTTTACTAGTAAAATGTTAACAATTCCGTTTTCCATAGATAGTGAGTAAGATACGATACTTGCTGCTACTACCCATGATAAGAAGTGTGGCATGTAACTAATTGTTTGTACAACACGTTTGAACGTCAAATTCTTTAATTCATTTAATAGAATAGCCAATCCAATCGCTGTTACAAATCCTAGCACTAAGTTGATAAAACTCATCGCAATTGTGTTTCGCATTACTTCTAAAAATCTCGGATTTGAAAATAAAAATTCAAAGTGCTTAAATCCAACATACGTTTGTTCTAATATTGGTCTAGCTGGTTTAAAATCTTGAAACGCCATTGTCCAACCGTATAGCGGTACATATCTAAAGATAAATAACCAGATTAAAAACGGAAGACTCATGAGTAATAATGCTCTTTGTTCTTTACATTTGTACAAGAATAACTTAAAGCCTTTTGGTCTTTCTTTTGGCTTTAACGGACTTTGTCCGATTGATGGTTGTGGTGATGTTTGTAATGACAATGGTACTCCCTCCTTGTTGTACATCGTTGAATGGTTTAGTAAAACTAAGGCTTGCCGCCCTTTTAGTGCAAGCCTTAATTTTACTAAGAGTTGGATTTTCACATTCCACAAGGAACATTTGTTCCAAATGGGAAAAAGTGAAGCTGTGACAATCCAAGTATTCGGTTTGTCACAGCCTCGACCTTTACAGCCAGAATGTAAAGATTACCATTCTCCTCTAATTCTTTGCTTTACAACCTCAGTATAGAAGTTCTCATAAGATGCTACATCTAATTTTCTATAATTTGTTTGGAACTCATTCCATTGAGCTTCAAACTCAGCTTCATTAGCTGCAAGTACGATTCTTGGGTAGTATCTTCTTACTAACTCATCTGCTTGTTGGTTAAAGATTTGTTGAGGAGAACCTTGCTCCATGTTTGCACTCCAAACTGGGTACCAAGGACGATCGTCTGGATCAGAGAATAATTGAGCGAATGTTTCAATTCCATAAGCATTTAAATATTCTTTATCACCT is a window from the Anaerobacillus alkaliphilus genome containing:
- a CDS encoding carbohydrate ABC transporter permease; this encodes MKFLPKLTGRKRSIDDIIFDSVNTVFLILLCIVMLYPMLNTLAVSLNDATDSIRGGIYLWPREFTFYSYQHVFGESQLLHAGLISVLRTVVGTAISVFCTAMVAYTISRQYFVLRKFVTIAFVLTMYFSGGLIPTYLLMRELSLIGTFWIYIIPGIIGVFNLIVVRSFIEGLPDTIFESAKIDGAGEFTMFFKIALPLSLPVIATISLFVAVGQWNSWFDVFLYNSSKPELSTLQYELMKILQTSSANTSSRTAADAFANAGNVSANTVTPTSIRAAMTMIVSIPIICVYPFLQKYFVKGLTLGGVKG
- a CDS encoding ABC transporter permease encodes the protein MYNKEGVPLSLQTSPQPSIGQSPLKPKERPKGFKLFLYKCKEQRALLLMSLPFLIWLFIFRYVPLYGWTMAFQDFKPARPILEQTYVGFKHFEFLFSNPRFLEVMRNTIAMSFINLVLGFVTAIGLAILLNELKNLTFKRVVQTISYMPHFLSWVVAASIVSYSLSMENGIVNILLVNLGILKEPILWLGVGEYFWGIIGASDVWKNVGWNSIIYLAAIAMIDTEQYEAAEIDGATRIQKIWYITLPAMKPVIIILLIMNMGYILDSGFEAQYLLMNPMNMDYAENLDIFVLRYGISMGNFSLATAAGIFKTVVSFIFLFSANHIAKKLGQARLF